From Xiphophorus couchianus chromosome 23, X_couchianus-1.0, whole genome shotgun sequence, one genomic window encodes:
- the map7d3 gene encoding ensconsin isoform X4: MSTSPRCPSPTGCEVLRAPGVEKKKKTDKENFIEMAESATTLKGLRAQMAAAAQAQAEERRSIAGNSPGPSAVSPSKPQGCKPVIDGAALRVDDRLRVAKERREEAEKQQALRESQIMERERKAKLQVERQLEERQKKLEEQRKKEEQKRLAVEEKRKQKQEEEKEHYEAVMRRTLERSQRVEQRQKRWSWGGLSGDQDGRAGDSDASISSPVAIVVSSPSPEKPPRSGQADKRSTSTTNLKQPPEAGISKRLSSSSATLGKSPDKSVRPRSSSCNRLPSNGMAAQAGKGDGKQLQVEETGRSVKKRSSSLTRVSVSRAQTPAKPEKGTTDDQARKPPASTVDEGVLSRLLTPTQASLARSKSAAVLSAEGSDATECHLCPRSASPSPMNPARGPLRSRSIDRQKSGMTASKSASEALDTSLKDKQLASPSRQRPASPSTSMGRHRSPSPAPSPTPKRTPSPSASKQSPKTRPPSPSAMKQRPPSPQPPSAKPPPIQKPSLTPTGPPTLRKRDSKSKDLGPVQPVAPQATEASKTKDKDDSKTTGTNSAAEAAKILAENRRLMREQKEREEQLRIQMEEEERLRKEEEERLAEEARLKRLEEEKRLAEERKVKEEEEARLAEEDRKRLEEEEALRQAELQKEREEAEAKALEEAERVRQERDRIMQQNQQERMERKKRIEEIMKRTRKGDQTDLKENGDEGMDEMKGETKDDISVDDDQDVLSAGDVGVKQDGGLNGNPETEDKENTNGTTADDTQAGSPVPTSRLVEGSEFLNEEDSTKDGMVSSLNGKSNQWSFEELIDTNIHSKTRPLIESEDRNQVLIHCDGSSDGTRVAFEEKGTPISTLHSSNQPIEAMSEI; the protein is encoded by the exons ATGTCCACGTCCCCGCGGTGTCCGAGTCCAACCGGCTGCGAAGTGTTGCGCGCCCCTggtgtagaaaagaaaaaaaaaacagacaaggaAAACTTCATAGAAATGGCGGAGAGTGCTACGACGCTCAAAGGCTTGAGAGCCCAGATGG ctgcagctgcacaggCACAAGCCGAGGAGCGGCGTAGCATAGCAGGGAACAGTCCAGGACCTTCAGCCGTCTCCCCTTCCAAACCTCAGGGCTGTAAGCCAG TTATTGACGGCGCCGCACTTAGAGTAGACGACCGGCTGCGAGTGGCAAAAGAGAGGCGAGAGGAGGCAGAGAAACAACAGG CTTTAAGGGAGTCCCAGATCATGGAGCGGGAGCGCAAAGCTAAGCTGCAAGTGGAACGCCAGCTGGAGGAACGTCAGAAAAAGCTCGAGGAACAGCGGAAGAAGGAGGAACAGAAACGATTGGCTgtggaggagaagaggaagcagaagcaggaagaggaaaag GAGCACTACGAGGCAGTTATGAGGCGAACACTAGAACGCAGTCAGCGAGTCGAGCAGAGACAGAAGAGGTGGTCTTGGGGAGGATTGTCCGGAGACCAAGATGGACGAGCAG GAGATTCTGACGCCAGCATCTCTTCTCCAGTAGCTATAGTTGTCTCCTCTCCCTCGCCAGAAAAGCCACCAAGGAGTGGACaag CTGACAAGCGCTCCACATCCACAACTAACCTGAAACAGCCGCCCGAGGCTGGCATCAGCAAACGTTTATCCTCCTCCTCTGCCACCCTTGGTAAATCACCTGACAAAA GTGTTAGGCCGAGGAGTTCGTCTTGCAACCGGTTGCCAAGCAATGGCATGGCTGCTCAGGCCGGTAAGGGAGATGGCAAACAGCTTCAGGTGGAAGAGACAG GACGCTCTGTGAAGAAGAGAAGTTCCTCCCTCACACGAGTAAGTGTGAGCAGAGCACAGACCCCTGCCAAGCCTGAAAAGGGGACAACGGATGATCAAG CCCGCAAGCCACCGGCCAGTACAGTGGATGAAGGGGTCCTTAGTCGCCTGCTCACTCCCACCCAGGCCTCACTAGCTAGGAGCAAGAGCGCCGCCGTCCTGTCCGCTGAAGGATCAGATGCTACAG AGTGTCACCTGTGTCCTCGTTCAGCCTCCCCCAGCCCCATGAACCCGGCGCGCGGCCCCTTGCGCAGCCGCAGCATCGACCGACAGAAGAGCGGCATGACTGCGTCAAAATCAGCCAGCGAAGCCCTCGATACATCCCTG aaagacaaacaatTAGCATCACCCAGTAGGCAACGTCCCGCCTCACCGTCAACCTCCATGGGACGCCATCGCTCACCGTCTCCAGCGCCTAGCCCAACTCCAAAGAGAACCCCGTCCCCATCAGCGTCCAA GCAAAGTCCCAAGACGCGCCCACCGTCACCGTCTGCGATGAAGCAGCGCCCCCCGTCTCCTCAGCCCCCATCAGCCAAACCCCCGCCCATCCAGAAACCGTCTCTCACTCCAACTGGGCCGCCAACACTGCGAAAGAGGGACTCCAAGTCCAAGGACCTGGGTCCTGTTCAGCCTGTGGCTCCACAGGCCACTGAGGCTAGCAAGACCAAAGACAAAGACG ACTCAAAGACAACCGGCACAAATTCGGCTGCTGAGGCGGCTAAGATCCTGGCAGAAAATCGAAGGCTGATGAGGGAGCAGAAGGAGCGAGAGGAGCAGCTGAGGATacagatggaggaagaggagag GCtgagaaaagaggaagaggagcgttTAGCCGAAGAGGCTCGACTGAAAcgcctggaggaggagaagaggttGGCCGAAGAGAGGAaagtgaaagaagaagaagaagcccgTCTAGCAgaggaagacagaaaaagactggaagaagaagaagcgctGAGGCAGGCCGAGCTCCAGAAGGAACGAGAGGAGGCCGAGGCCAAAGCCCTGGAGGAGGCTGAGAGAGTCCGCCAGGAACGAGACCGGATcatgcagcagaaccagcaggagCGAATGGAGAGGAAGAAG agaatTGAAGAAATAATGAAGAGAACTAGAAAAGGGGACCAAACCGACTTAAAG GAGAATGgagatgaaggcatggatgagaTGAAAGGTGAAACCAA AGACGACATTTCTGTGGACGATGACCAGGACGTTTTGTCCGCTGGAGATGTTGGGGTtaaacaagatggcggcctgAACGGAAATCCAGAGACCGAAGACAAGGAGAACACCAACGGCACGACTGCTGACGACACGCAGGCAGGAAG tccgGTTCCTACGAGCCGCCTCGTCGAGGGCTCAGAGTTCCTGAACGAGGAGGACTCCACCAAAGACGGCATGGTGTCCAGCCTCAACGGGAAGTCCAACCAGTGGAGCTTCGAGGAGCTCATCGACACCAACATCCACTCCAAGACTCGGCCTCTCATCGAGTCCGAGGACCGCAACCAGGTTTTAATCCACTGTGACGGGAGCTCAGATGGAACCAGGGTGGCCTTTGAGGAGAAGGGAACTCCCATCAGCACCCTGCACTCCTCCAATCAGCCCATAGAAGCCATGTCAG AAATTTGA
- the map7d3 gene encoding ensconsin isoform X1: MSTSPRCPSPTGCEVLRAPGVEKKKKTDKENFIEMAESATTLKGLRAQMAAAAQAQAEERRSIAGNSPGPSAVSPSKPQGCKPVIDGAALRVDDRLRVAKERREEAEKQQALRESQIMERERKAKLQVERQLEERQKKLEEQRKKEEQKRLAVEEKRKQKQEEEKEHYEAVMRRTLERSQRVEQRQKRWSWGGLSGDQDGRAGDSDASISSPVAIVVSSPSPEKPPRSGQADKRSTSTTNLKQPPEAGISKRLSSSSATLGKSPDKSVRPRSSSCNRLPSNGMAAQAGKGDGKQLQVEETGRSVKKRSSSLTRVSVSRAQTPAKPEKGTTDDQARKPPASTVDEGVLSRLLTPTQASLARSKSAAVLSAEGSDATECHLCPRSASPSPMNPARGPLRSRSIDRQKSGMTASKSASEALDTSLKDKQLASPSRQRPASPSTSMGRHRSPSPAPSPTPKRTPSPSASKQSPKTRPPSPSAMKQRPPSPQPPSAKPPPIQKPSLTPTGPPTLRKRDSKSKDLGPVQPVAPQATEASKTKDKDDSKTTGTNSAAEAAKILAENRRLMREQKEREEQLRIQMEEEERLRKEEEERLAEEARLKRLEEEKRLAEERKVKEEEEARLAEEDRKRLEEEEALRQAELQKEREEAEAKALEEAERVRQERDRIMQQNQQERMERKKRIEEIMKRTRKGDQTDLKRDDDKYSQENGDEGMDEMKGETKDDISVDDDQDVLSAGDVGVKQDGGLNGNPETEDKENTNGTTADDTQAGSPVPTSRLVEGSEFLNEEDSTKDGMVSSLNGKSNQWSFEELIDTNIHSKTRPLIESEDRNQVLIHCDGSSDGTRVAFEEKGTPISTLHSSNQPIEAMSEI, from the exons ATGTCCACGTCCCCGCGGTGTCCGAGTCCAACCGGCTGCGAAGTGTTGCGCGCCCCTggtgtagaaaagaaaaaaaaaacagacaaggaAAACTTCATAGAAATGGCGGAGAGTGCTACGACGCTCAAAGGCTTGAGAGCCCAGATGG ctgcagctgcacaggCACAAGCCGAGGAGCGGCGTAGCATAGCAGGGAACAGTCCAGGACCTTCAGCCGTCTCCCCTTCCAAACCTCAGGGCTGTAAGCCAG TTATTGACGGCGCCGCACTTAGAGTAGACGACCGGCTGCGAGTGGCAAAAGAGAGGCGAGAGGAGGCAGAGAAACAACAGG CTTTAAGGGAGTCCCAGATCATGGAGCGGGAGCGCAAAGCTAAGCTGCAAGTGGAACGCCAGCTGGAGGAACGTCAGAAAAAGCTCGAGGAACAGCGGAAGAAGGAGGAACAGAAACGATTGGCTgtggaggagaagaggaagcagaagcaggaagaggaaaag GAGCACTACGAGGCAGTTATGAGGCGAACACTAGAACGCAGTCAGCGAGTCGAGCAGAGACAGAAGAGGTGGTCTTGGGGAGGATTGTCCGGAGACCAAGATGGACGAGCAG GAGATTCTGACGCCAGCATCTCTTCTCCAGTAGCTATAGTTGTCTCCTCTCCCTCGCCAGAAAAGCCACCAAGGAGTGGACaag CTGACAAGCGCTCCACATCCACAACTAACCTGAAACAGCCGCCCGAGGCTGGCATCAGCAAACGTTTATCCTCCTCCTCTGCCACCCTTGGTAAATCACCTGACAAAA GTGTTAGGCCGAGGAGTTCGTCTTGCAACCGGTTGCCAAGCAATGGCATGGCTGCTCAGGCCGGTAAGGGAGATGGCAAACAGCTTCAGGTGGAAGAGACAG GACGCTCTGTGAAGAAGAGAAGTTCCTCCCTCACACGAGTAAGTGTGAGCAGAGCACAGACCCCTGCCAAGCCTGAAAAGGGGACAACGGATGATCAAG CCCGCAAGCCACCGGCCAGTACAGTGGATGAAGGGGTCCTTAGTCGCCTGCTCACTCCCACCCAGGCCTCACTAGCTAGGAGCAAGAGCGCCGCCGTCCTGTCCGCTGAAGGATCAGATGCTACAG AGTGTCACCTGTGTCCTCGTTCAGCCTCCCCCAGCCCCATGAACCCGGCGCGCGGCCCCTTGCGCAGCCGCAGCATCGACCGACAGAAGAGCGGCATGACTGCGTCAAAATCAGCCAGCGAAGCCCTCGATACATCCCTG aaagacaaacaatTAGCATCACCCAGTAGGCAACGTCCCGCCTCACCGTCAACCTCCATGGGACGCCATCGCTCACCGTCTCCAGCGCCTAGCCCAACTCCAAAGAGAACCCCGTCCCCATCAGCGTCCAA GCAAAGTCCCAAGACGCGCCCACCGTCACCGTCTGCGATGAAGCAGCGCCCCCCGTCTCCTCAGCCCCCATCAGCCAAACCCCCGCCCATCCAGAAACCGTCTCTCACTCCAACTGGGCCGCCAACACTGCGAAAGAGGGACTCCAAGTCCAAGGACCTGGGTCCTGTTCAGCCTGTGGCTCCACAGGCCACTGAGGCTAGCAAGACCAAAGACAAAGACG ACTCAAAGACAACCGGCACAAATTCGGCTGCTGAGGCGGCTAAGATCCTGGCAGAAAATCGAAGGCTGATGAGGGAGCAGAAGGAGCGAGAGGAGCAGCTGAGGATacagatggaggaagaggagag GCtgagaaaagaggaagaggagcgttTAGCCGAAGAGGCTCGACTGAAAcgcctggaggaggagaagaggttGGCCGAAGAGAGGAaagtgaaagaagaagaagaagcccgTCTAGCAgaggaagacagaaaaagactggaagaagaagaagcgctGAGGCAGGCCGAGCTCCAGAAGGAACGAGAGGAGGCCGAGGCCAAAGCCCTGGAGGAGGCTGAGAGAGTCCGCCAGGAACGAGACCGGATcatgcagcagaaccagcaggagCGAATGGAGAGGAAGAAG agaatTGAAGAAATAATGAAGAGAACTAGAAAAGGGGACCAAACCGACTTAAAG AGAGATGACGATAAATATTCACAGGAGAATGgagatgaaggcatggatgagaTGAAAGGTGAAACCAA AGACGACATTTCTGTGGACGATGACCAGGACGTTTTGTCCGCTGGAGATGTTGGGGTtaaacaagatggcggcctgAACGGAAATCCAGAGACCGAAGACAAGGAGAACACCAACGGCACGACTGCTGACGACACGCAGGCAGGAAG tccgGTTCCTACGAGCCGCCTCGTCGAGGGCTCAGAGTTCCTGAACGAGGAGGACTCCACCAAAGACGGCATGGTGTCCAGCCTCAACGGGAAGTCCAACCAGTGGAGCTTCGAGGAGCTCATCGACACCAACATCCACTCCAAGACTCGGCCTCTCATCGAGTCCGAGGACCGCAACCAGGTTTTAATCCACTGTGACGGGAGCTCAGATGGAACCAGGGTGGCCTTTGAGGAGAAGGGAACTCCCATCAGCACCCTGCACTCCTCCAATCAGCCCATAGAAGCCATGTCAG AAATTTGA
- the map7d3 gene encoding ensconsin isoform X8, with product MSTSPRCPSPTGCEVLRAPGVEKKKKTDKENFIEMAESATTLKGLRAQMAAAAQAQAEERRSIAGNSPGPSAVSPSKPQGCKPVIDGAALRVDDRLRVAKERREEAEKQQALRESQIMERERKAKLQVERQLEERQKKLEEQRKKEEQKRLAVEEKRKQKQEEEKEHYEAVMRRTLERSQRVEQRQKRWSWGGLSGDQDGRAGDSDASISSPVAIVVSSPSPEKPPRSGQADKRSTSTTNLKQPPEAGISKRLSSSSATLGKSPDKSVRPRSSSCNRLPSNGMAAQAGKGDGKQLQVEETARKPPASTVDEGVLSRLLTPTQASLARSKSAAVLSAEGSDATECHLCPRSASPSPMNPARGPLRSRSIDRQKSGMTASKSASEALDTSLKDKQLASPSRQRPASPSTSMGRHRSPSPAPSPTPKRTPSPSASKQSPKTRPPSPSAMKQRPPSPQPPSAKPPPIQKPSLTPTGPPTLRKRDSKSKDLGPVQPVAPQATEASKTKDKDDSKTTGTNSAAEAAKILAENRRLMREQKEREEQLRIQMEEEERLRKEEEERLAEEARLKRLEEEKRLAEERKVKEEEEARLAEEDRKRLEEEEALRQAELQKEREEAEAKALEEAERVRQERDRIMQQNQQERMERKKRIEEIMKRTRKGDQTDLKRDDDKYSQENGDEGMDEMKGETKDDISVDDDQDVLSAGDVGVKQDGGLNGNPETEDKENTNGTTADDTQAGSPVPTSRLVEGSEFLNEEDSTKDGMVSSLNGKSNQWSFEELIDTNIHSKTRPLIESEDRNQVLIHCDGSSDGTRVAFEEKGTPISTLHSSNQPIEAMSEI from the exons ATGTCCACGTCCCCGCGGTGTCCGAGTCCAACCGGCTGCGAAGTGTTGCGCGCCCCTggtgtagaaaagaaaaaaaaaacagacaaggaAAACTTCATAGAAATGGCGGAGAGTGCTACGACGCTCAAAGGCTTGAGAGCCCAGATGG ctgcagctgcacaggCACAAGCCGAGGAGCGGCGTAGCATAGCAGGGAACAGTCCAGGACCTTCAGCCGTCTCCCCTTCCAAACCTCAGGGCTGTAAGCCAG TTATTGACGGCGCCGCACTTAGAGTAGACGACCGGCTGCGAGTGGCAAAAGAGAGGCGAGAGGAGGCAGAGAAACAACAGG CTTTAAGGGAGTCCCAGATCATGGAGCGGGAGCGCAAAGCTAAGCTGCAAGTGGAACGCCAGCTGGAGGAACGTCAGAAAAAGCTCGAGGAACAGCGGAAGAAGGAGGAACAGAAACGATTGGCTgtggaggagaagaggaagcagaagcaggaagaggaaaag GAGCACTACGAGGCAGTTATGAGGCGAACACTAGAACGCAGTCAGCGAGTCGAGCAGAGACAGAAGAGGTGGTCTTGGGGAGGATTGTCCGGAGACCAAGATGGACGAGCAG GAGATTCTGACGCCAGCATCTCTTCTCCAGTAGCTATAGTTGTCTCCTCTCCCTCGCCAGAAAAGCCACCAAGGAGTGGACaag CTGACAAGCGCTCCACATCCACAACTAACCTGAAACAGCCGCCCGAGGCTGGCATCAGCAAACGTTTATCCTCCTCCTCTGCCACCCTTGGTAAATCACCTGACAAAA GTGTTAGGCCGAGGAGTTCGTCTTGCAACCGGTTGCCAAGCAATGGCATGGCTGCTCAGGCCGGTAAGGGAGATGGCAAACAGCTTCAGGTGGAAGAGACAG CCCGCAAGCCACCGGCCAGTACAGTGGATGAAGGGGTCCTTAGTCGCCTGCTCACTCCCACCCAGGCCTCACTAGCTAGGAGCAAGAGCGCCGCCGTCCTGTCCGCTGAAGGATCAGATGCTACAG AGTGTCACCTGTGTCCTCGTTCAGCCTCCCCCAGCCCCATGAACCCGGCGCGCGGCCCCTTGCGCAGCCGCAGCATCGACCGACAGAAGAGCGGCATGACTGCGTCAAAATCAGCCAGCGAAGCCCTCGATACATCCCTG aaagacaaacaatTAGCATCACCCAGTAGGCAACGTCCCGCCTCACCGTCAACCTCCATGGGACGCCATCGCTCACCGTCTCCAGCGCCTAGCCCAACTCCAAAGAGAACCCCGTCCCCATCAGCGTCCAA GCAAAGTCCCAAGACGCGCCCACCGTCACCGTCTGCGATGAAGCAGCGCCCCCCGTCTCCTCAGCCCCCATCAGCCAAACCCCCGCCCATCCAGAAACCGTCTCTCACTCCAACTGGGCCGCCAACACTGCGAAAGAGGGACTCCAAGTCCAAGGACCTGGGTCCTGTTCAGCCTGTGGCTCCACAGGCCACTGAGGCTAGCAAGACCAAAGACAAAGACG ACTCAAAGACAACCGGCACAAATTCGGCTGCTGAGGCGGCTAAGATCCTGGCAGAAAATCGAAGGCTGATGAGGGAGCAGAAGGAGCGAGAGGAGCAGCTGAGGATacagatggaggaagaggagag GCtgagaaaagaggaagaggagcgttTAGCCGAAGAGGCTCGACTGAAAcgcctggaggaggagaagaggttGGCCGAAGAGAGGAaagtgaaagaagaagaagaagcccgTCTAGCAgaggaagacagaaaaagactggaagaagaagaagcgctGAGGCAGGCCGAGCTCCAGAAGGAACGAGAGGAGGCCGAGGCCAAAGCCCTGGAGGAGGCTGAGAGAGTCCGCCAGGAACGAGACCGGATcatgcagcagaaccagcaggagCGAATGGAGAGGAAGAAG agaatTGAAGAAATAATGAAGAGAACTAGAAAAGGGGACCAAACCGACTTAAAG AGAGATGACGATAAATATTCACAGGAGAATGgagatgaaggcatggatgagaTGAAAGGTGAAACCAA AGACGACATTTCTGTGGACGATGACCAGGACGTTTTGTCCGCTGGAGATGTTGGGGTtaaacaagatggcggcctgAACGGAAATCCAGAGACCGAAGACAAGGAGAACACCAACGGCACGACTGCTGACGACACGCAGGCAGGAAG tccgGTTCCTACGAGCCGCCTCGTCGAGGGCTCAGAGTTCCTGAACGAGGAGGACTCCACCAAAGACGGCATGGTGTCCAGCCTCAACGGGAAGTCCAACCAGTGGAGCTTCGAGGAGCTCATCGACACCAACATCCACTCCAAGACTCGGCCTCTCATCGAGTCCGAGGACCGCAACCAGGTTTTAATCCACTGTGACGGGAGCTCAGATGGAACCAGGGTGGCCTTTGAGGAGAAGGGAACTCCCATCAGCACCCTGCACTCCTCCAATCAGCCCATAGAAGCCATGTCAG AAATTTGA
- the map7d3 gene encoding ensconsin isoform X3 — MSTSPRCPSPTGCEVLRAPGVEKKKKTDKENFIEMAESATTLKGLRAQMAAAAQAQAEERRSIAGNSPGPSAVSPSKPQGCKPVIDGAALRVDDRLRVAKERREEAEKQQALRESQIMERERKAKLQVERQLEERQKKLEEQRKKEEQKRLAVEEKRKQKQEEEKEHYEAVMRRTLERSQRVEQRQKRWSWGGLSGDQDGRAGDSDASISSPVAIVVSSPSPEKPPRSGQADKRSTSTTNLKQPPEAGISKRLSSSSATLGKSPDKSVRPRSSSCNRLPSNGMAAQAGKGDGKQLQVEETGRSVKKRSSSLTRVSVSRAQTPAKPEKGTTDDQARKPPASTVDEGVLSRLLTPTQASLARSKSAAVLSAEGSDATASPSPMNPARGPLRSRSIDRQKSGMTASKSASEALDTSLKDKQLASPSRQRPASPSTSMGRHRSPSPAPSPTPKRTPSPSASKQSPKTRPPSPSAMKQRPPSPQPPSAKPPPIQKPSLTPTGPPTLRKRDSKSKDLGPVQPVAPQATEASKTKDKDDSKTTGTNSAAEAAKILAENRRLMREQKEREEQLRIQMEEEERLRKEEEERLAEEARLKRLEEEKRLAEERKVKEEEEARLAEEDRKRLEEEEALRQAELQKEREEAEAKALEEAERVRQERDRIMQQNQQERMERKKRIEEIMKRTRKGDQTDLKRDDDKYSQENGDEGMDEMKGETKDDISVDDDQDVLSAGDVGVKQDGGLNGNPETEDKENTNGTTADDTQAGSPVPTSRLVEGSEFLNEEDSTKDGMVSSLNGKSNQWSFEELIDTNIHSKTRPLIESEDRNQVLIHCDGSSDGTRVAFEEKGTPISTLHSSNQPIEAMSEI, encoded by the exons ATGTCCACGTCCCCGCGGTGTCCGAGTCCAACCGGCTGCGAAGTGTTGCGCGCCCCTggtgtagaaaagaaaaaaaaaacagacaaggaAAACTTCATAGAAATGGCGGAGAGTGCTACGACGCTCAAAGGCTTGAGAGCCCAGATGG ctgcagctgcacaggCACAAGCCGAGGAGCGGCGTAGCATAGCAGGGAACAGTCCAGGACCTTCAGCCGTCTCCCCTTCCAAACCTCAGGGCTGTAAGCCAG TTATTGACGGCGCCGCACTTAGAGTAGACGACCGGCTGCGAGTGGCAAAAGAGAGGCGAGAGGAGGCAGAGAAACAACAGG CTTTAAGGGAGTCCCAGATCATGGAGCGGGAGCGCAAAGCTAAGCTGCAAGTGGAACGCCAGCTGGAGGAACGTCAGAAAAAGCTCGAGGAACAGCGGAAGAAGGAGGAACAGAAACGATTGGCTgtggaggagaagaggaagcagaagcaggaagaggaaaag GAGCACTACGAGGCAGTTATGAGGCGAACACTAGAACGCAGTCAGCGAGTCGAGCAGAGACAGAAGAGGTGGTCTTGGGGAGGATTGTCCGGAGACCAAGATGGACGAGCAG GAGATTCTGACGCCAGCATCTCTTCTCCAGTAGCTATAGTTGTCTCCTCTCCCTCGCCAGAAAAGCCACCAAGGAGTGGACaag CTGACAAGCGCTCCACATCCACAACTAACCTGAAACAGCCGCCCGAGGCTGGCATCAGCAAACGTTTATCCTCCTCCTCTGCCACCCTTGGTAAATCACCTGACAAAA GTGTTAGGCCGAGGAGTTCGTCTTGCAACCGGTTGCCAAGCAATGGCATGGCTGCTCAGGCCGGTAAGGGAGATGGCAAACAGCTTCAGGTGGAAGAGACAG GACGCTCTGTGAAGAAGAGAAGTTCCTCCCTCACACGAGTAAGTGTGAGCAGAGCACAGACCCCTGCCAAGCCTGAAAAGGGGACAACGGATGATCAAG CCCGCAAGCCACCGGCCAGTACAGTGGATGAAGGGGTCCTTAGTCGCCTGCTCACTCCCACCCAGGCCTCACTAGCTAGGAGCAAGAGCGCCGCCGTCCTGTCCGCTGAAGGATCAGATGCTACAG CCTCCCCCAGCCCCATGAACCCGGCGCGCGGCCCCTTGCGCAGCCGCAGCATCGACCGACAGAAGAGCGGCATGACTGCGTCAAAATCAGCCAGCGAAGCCCTCGATACATCCCTG aaagacaaacaatTAGCATCACCCAGTAGGCAACGTCCCGCCTCACCGTCAACCTCCATGGGACGCCATCGCTCACCGTCTCCAGCGCCTAGCCCAACTCCAAAGAGAACCCCGTCCCCATCAGCGTCCAA GCAAAGTCCCAAGACGCGCCCACCGTCACCGTCTGCGATGAAGCAGCGCCCCCCGTCTCCTCAGCCCCCATCAGCCAAACCCCCGCCCATCCAGAAACCGTCTCTCACTCCAACTGGGCCGCCAACACTGCGAAAGAGGGACTCCAAGTCCAAGGACCTGGGTCCTGTTCAGCCTGTGGCTCCACAGGCCACTGAGGCTAGCAAGACCAAAGACAAAGACG ACTCAAAGACAACCGGCACAAATTCGGCTGCTGAGGCGGCTAAGATCCTGGCAGAAAATCGAAGGCTGATGAGGGAGCAGAAGGAGCGAGAGGAGCAGCTGAGGATacagatggaggaagaggagag GCtgagaaaagaggaagaggagcgttTAGCCGAAGAGGCTCGACTGAAAcgcctggaggaggagaagaggttGGCCGAAGAGAGGAaagtgaaagaagaagaagaagcccgTCTAGCAgaggaagacagaaaaagactggaagaagaagaagcgctGAGGCAGGCCGAGCTCCAGAAGGAACGAGAGGAGGCCGAGGCCAAAGCCCTGGAGGAGGCTGAGAGAGTCCGCCAGGAACGAGACCGGATcatgcagcagaaccagcaggagCGAATGGAGAGGAAGAAG agaatTGAAGAAATAATGAAGAGAACTAGAAAAGGGGACCAAACCGACTTAAAG AGAGATGACGATAAATATTCACAGGAGAATGgagatgaaggcatggatgagaTGAAAGGTGAAACCAA AGACGACATTTCTGTGGACGATGACCAGGACGTTTTGTCCGCTGGAGATGTTGGGGTtaaacaagatggcggcctgAACGGAAATCCAGAGACCGAAGACAAGGAGAACACCAACGGCACGACTGCTGACGACACGCAGGCAGGAAG tccgGTTCCTACGAGCCGCCTCGTCGAGGGCTCAGAGTTCCTGAACGAGGAGGACTCCACCAAAGACGGCATGGTGTCCAGCCTCAACGGGAAGTCCAACCAGTGGAGCTTCGAGGAGCTCATCGACACCAACATCCACTCCAAGACTCGGCCTCTCATCGAGTCCGAGGACCGCAACCAGGTTTTAATCCACTGTGACGGGAGCTCAGATGGAACCAGGGTGGCCTTTGAGGAGAAGGGAACTCCCATCAGCACCCTGCACTCCTCCAATCAGCCCATAGAAGCCATGTCAG AAATTTGA